From a region of the Methanoculleus receptaculi genome:
- a CDS encoding diphthine--ammonia ligase yields the protein MRLGVLFSGGKDSAFACWKAMQKEEVVCLITIVSRNPESYMFHTPNIRFAALQARSAGLPLLEMETEGEEETELLDLRHALLSARERFGIDGVVTGAILSVYQATRLQRICYELGLWCFNPLWLADQEGYMEELLDAGFRVVITGVFASPFDESWLGREIDRRTLDELRMIARKDRITLTGEGGEFETFVIDAPFFSRRIVIEEGSRVYRNHNGVLRIERARLVGR from the coding sequence ATGAGACTCGGTGTTCTCTTCTCCGGCGGGAAAGACTCGGCCTTCGCCTGCTGGAAGGCGATGCAGAAGGAGGAGGTGGTCTGCCTGATCACGATCGTCTCCCGGAACCCGGAGAGTTACATGTTCCACACCCCCAACATCCGGTTTGCCGCGCTGCAAGCCAGGTCCGCCGGACTGCCGCTCCTGGAGATGGAGACGGAGGGCGAGGAAGAGACCGAACTGCTGGACCTTCGGCATGCACTCCTTTCCGCACGGGAACGTTTCGGGATCGATGGCGTTGTGACCGGGGCGATCCTCTCGGTCTACCAGGCAACGCGTCTCCAGCGGATCTGCTATGAACTGGGGCTATGGTGCTTCAACCCGCTCTGGCTTGCAGACCAGGAGGGCTACATGGAGGAACTCCTGGATGCCGGGTTCCGGGTCGTCATAACGGGCGTCTTTGCATCGCCCTTCGATGAGTCGTGGCTCGGCAGGGAGATCGACCGCCGCACTCTCGATGAGCTCCGTATGATCGCCCGCAAAGACCGGATCACCCTTACAGGCGAGGGCGGGGAGTTCGAGACGTTCGTCATCGACGCCCCATTCTTCTCCCGACGGATCGTGATCGAGGAGGGGTCGAGGGTCTACCGGAACCACAACGGCGTCCTCAGGATAGAGCGGGCGCGGCTGGTGGGACGATGA
- the rbcL gene encoding type III ribulose-bisphosphate carboxylase: MAIDWYNEFVDLDHTPGPDELVALYYFEPAEGVSKEEAVGRIASESSTGTWTTLFTMPPRMRDLQAKAFEIEGNYVKIAYPLALWEEGNATQLLSGIAGNIFGMKALNRLRLIDATLPAGYIQHFKGPHFGIEGIRDMMRVHGRPLTGAVPKPKVGFTAKEHAEVGYETWMGGFDFVKDDENLTSHSFNRFEDRVSAMTDMRDRAEQETGEAKSAFINITADTETMKARAEMLADYGWNYAMIDVVVAGTAAVAALRDHCSDLGLAIHAHRAMHAAFDRDERHGITMQFLAKLMRLIGVTQIHTGTAVGKLVGTRAEATLLADILRERRVNALPHMALEQDWGDIKSAFPVSSGGLHPGLVPDVLDIYGTDLVLLVSGGIHGHPEGTRAGAMAVMQAIEAWQEGESLDEKANHAPELKKAMEKWGYYKPK, translated from the coding sequence ATGGCGATTGATTGGTACAATGAGTTCGTTGATCTCGACCATACCCCCGGCCCGGACGAACTTGTAGCACTCTACTACTTCGAACCCGCTGAAGGGGTCAGCAAGGAGGAGGCGGTTGGCCGGATCGCCTCAGAGAGTTCGACCGGGACCTGGACAACGCTCTTTACCATGCCACCACGGATGCGCGACCTCCAGGCGAAGGCCTTCGAGATCGAGGGGAACTACGTGAAGATAGCATACCCCCTTGCTCTCTGGGAAGAGGGGAACGCCACCCAGCTCCTGAGTGGCATCGCCGGGAACATATTCGGCATGAAGGCGTTAAACCGCCTCCGGTTGATCGACGCCACGCTCCCGGCCGGCTACATCCAGCACTTCAAGGGCCCGCACTTCGGTATCGAGGGCATCCGCGATATGATGCGGGTTCACGGCCGGCCGCTCACAGGCGCCGTCCCAAAACCGAAGGTCGGTTTCACCGCAAAGGAGCACGCTGAGGTGGGCTACGAGACCTGGATGGGTGGGTTTGACTTCGTCAAGGACGACGAGAACCTGACCTCTCACTCGTTTAACCGTTTTGAGGATCGCGTCAGCGCAATGACAGATATGCGCGATCGCGCCGAGCAGGAGACCGGTGAGGCAAAGTCCGCGTTTATCAACATCACGGCCGATACGGAAACCATGAAAGCGCGGGCGGAGATGCTTGCAGACTACGGCTGGAACTACGCGATGATCGATGTCGTTGTGGCGGGAACGGCCGCGGTCGCGGCACTGCGTGACCACTGCTCCGACCTCGGACTTGCAATTCACGCTCACCGCGCGATGCACGCAGCCTTCGATCGTGACGAGCGCCACGGGATCACCATGCAGTTCCTGGCGAAATTGATGCGGTTGATCGGCGTTACTCAGATCCACACCGGGACTGCCGTAGGTAAACTGGTCGGCACCAGGGCCGAGGCCACGCTGCTTGCGGACATTCTCCGGGAGCGGCGCGTGAACGCTCTCCCCCACATGGCCCTGGAGCAGGACTGGGGCGACATAAAAAGCGCCTTCCCTGTCTCCTCCGGCGGACTCCACCCAGGACTCGTCCCGGACGTCCTCGATATATACGGAACCGACCTTGTCCTCCTTGTGAGCGGCGGGATCCACGGCCACCCTGAGGGGACCAGGGCGGGTGCGATGGCCGTCATGCAGGCGATCGAGGCCTGGCAAGAGGGGGAGAGCCTCGACGAGAAGGCAAACCATGCACCGGAACTCAAGAAAGCCATGGAGAAGTGGGGCTACTACAAGCCGAAGTGA
- a CDS encoding type 1 glutamine amidotransferase codes for MILVIDLCYREDSLSREEFVAPIERFLRKSGREFDVRHYKALSATDIAAADGAILCGTVLMDTGFAERLDLFCWLLEFDRPVLGISSGMRALAAAFGAGAEPGCGIGMTEVEVLASDPLFAGKERFSAYEVRGCAVGVPDGFTVLAASEDCVQAIRHHSLPLYGLLFHPEVRNEWLIERFLGLVDQRP; via the coding sequence ATGATCCTGGTCATCGACCTCTGTTACCGTGAGGACTCGCTCTCGCGGGAGGAGTTTGTTGCACCTATCGAGCGGTTCCTCAGGAAGTCGGGCAGAGAGTTTGACGTCCGCCATTACAAAGCGCTCAGCGCAACCGATATCGCAGCCGCGGATGGGGCAATCCTCTGCGGCACGGTGCTGATGGACACCGGGTTTGCGGAGCGGCTCGACCTCTTTTGCTGGCTCCTTGAGTTCGACCGCCCGGTGCTCGGGATATCCTCCGGGATGCGGGCGCTCGCCGCGGCGTTTGGCGCCGGGGCTGAACCCGGCTGCGGGATCGGGATGACGGAGGTGGAGGTTCTCGCCTCTGATCCACTCTTTGCCGGGAAAGAGAGGTTCTCCGCTTACGAGGTGCGTGGGTGCGCCGTCGGTGTGCCTGATGGGTTCACGGTGCTCGCGGCCTCAGAAGACTGCGTTCAGGCGATCCGGCACCACTCCCTCCCCCTCTACGGCCTCCTATTCCACCCGGAGGTCAGGAACGAGTGGCTGATCGAGCGGTTCCTCGGGCTGGTGGATCAACGGCCGTAG
- a CDS encoding DUF5591 domain-containing protein, whose protein sequence is MRKTGPRVVEVVQDRHGNRIEIFDPPFYRKEFEDAYRFIIDDYAVAPREIGLFLPCAVRKPYSQSPSHRLFRRIIDEVLDPADYHIVIFGTCGTVPAELECMYPFCNYHYMLGRTTDERIRRDFHRIEVYRLKGYLEKTRDTYRHRLAYCIGPFRKAVVEASKESGVAVDLLPSDPIIERLYDIDCPFPEGSLSMQGYIDEFREGLVRIAKMVQR, encoded by the coding sequence ATGCGTAAGACCGGACCGCGGGTGGTCGAGGTTGTGCAGGACCGGCATGGGAATCGGATTGAGATATTTGACCCGCCGTTCTACCGGAAGGAGTTTGAGGACGCGTACCGGTTTATCATCGATGATTATGCGGTGGCACCAAGAGAGATTGGCCTCTTTCTCCCCTGTGCGGTGCGCAAACCCTACAGCCAGAGCCCGAGCCATCGGCTTTTTCGCCGGATCATCGATGAGGTCCTGGATCCTGCGGACTATCATATCGTCATCTTTGGCACCTGCGGGACGGTTCCTGCGGAACTTGAGTGCATGTACCCGTTCTGTAACTACCATTACATGCTCGGCAGGACAACGGACGAGCGGATCCGGCGCGACTTTCACCGGATAGAGGTCTATCGGTTGAAAGGTTACCTTGAGAAGACCCGGGATACCTACCGGCACCGACTTGCTTACTGCATCGGGCCGTTCAGGAAGGCGGTGGTCGAAGCCTCAAAAGAGAGCGGGGTCGCCGTCGACCTGCTCCCCTCGGATCCGATAATTGAGCGACTCTACGATATCGACTGTCCATTCCCGGAGGGGAGCCTCTCGATGCAGGGCTACATCGATGAGTTCCGGGAGGGACTCGTGAGGATCGCGAAGATGGTGCAACGGTGA
- the mmp10 gene encoding methyl coenzyme M reductase-arginine methyltransferase Mmp10 (Mmp10 (methanogenesis marker protein 10) is a cobalamin-requiring radical SAM methyltransferase that creates the methylarginine modification to methyl coenzyme M reductase.), with protein sequence MSHLTVDLGGRPGLDCRGFCSYCYFKHVRETTAFGCRHCLPFKKGCDYCTRGVREGYEGFKDLRTVAEETLANLQMMSGDLDRVTISGGGDPSCYPEFYDLIELLGSMEVPLHIGYTSGKGFDDPGVADHLIDNGLSEVSYTIFAADPGLRRDWMHDPTPEASLAVLDRFCEEIDVYAAAVIIPGVNDGDVLEQTCAWLDERGAKGLILMRFANRTEQGLILGNAPILEGQRIHTVDEFQNLVTDLNERFSMKISGTPLGDPSIGSPFAILHEPDLLRKLPRVQRRATVITGSVAAPYIQRILSIRGSTSRVVAVRKEIACLITADDLAGVDLSKLEDVVIIPGRAFVHDAEAKEILSADGVDRDVLRGPDMLTADAETSMGMTRNEVLDKEMEGIAALINTINRYGR encoded by the coding sequence ATGTCGCACCTCACCGTGGATCTCGGGGGCCGGCCCGGCCTTGACTGCCGGGGGTTCTGCTCGTACTGTTACTTCAAACACGTCAGGGAGACAACCGCCTTCGGCTGCAGGCACTGCCTCCCCTTCAAGAAAGGCTGTGACTACTGCACCCGCGGCGTGCGTGAGGGCTACGAGGGTTTCAAAGATCTCAGGACGGTCGCCGAGGAGACGCTTGCAAACCTCCAGATGATGAGCGGAGACCTCGACCGTGTCACAATCAGCGGCGGCGGCGACCCTAGCTGCTACCCTGAGTTCTATGACCTCATCGAACTGCTCGGGAGCATGGAGGTGCCGCTCCACATAGGCTACACAAGCGGCAAGGGGTTCGATGACCCCGGGGTCGCCGATCACCTCATCGATAACGGCCTCTCCGAGGTCTCATACACCATATTTGCAGCCGACCCCGGGCTCCGGAGAGACTGGATGCACGACCCCACGCCGGAAGCCTCGCTCGCCGTCCTCGATCGGTTCTGTGAGGAGATCGATGTCTATGCCGCCGCTGTTATCATCCCCGGTGTGAACGACGGCGATGTTCTGGAGCAGACCTGCGCCTGGCTGGATGAGCGTGGCGCAAAAGGGCTGATCCTTATGCGGTTTGCAAACCGCACCGAACAGGGGCTCATCCTCGGCAACGCCCCCATCCTCGAGGGGCAGCGCATCCACACGGTCGACGAGTTCCAGAACCTCGTCACCGACCTGAACGAGCGGTTCTCTATGAAGATCAGCGGAACCCCGCTTGGCGACCCGAGCATCGGTTCGCCGTTTGCCATCCTCCACGAACCCGACCTCCTCAGAAAACTCCCCCGCGTCCAGAGGCGTGCAACCGTTATCACCGGGAGCGTCGCCGCCCCATACATCCAGCGGATACTCTCGATACGCGGTTCGACCTCCAGGGTTGTTGCGGTCAGAAAGGAGATCGCGTGCCTCATCACCGCCGACGACCTGGCGGGCGTGGACCTCTCAAAACTCGAAGATGTCGTGATCATCCCCGGTCGGGCGTTCGTCCACGACGCCGAGGCAAAGGAGATCCTCTCCGCCGACGGCGTCGACCGCGACGTTCTGCGCGGCCCCGATATGCTGACAGCCGACGCGGAGACGAGCATGGGGATGACCCGCAATGAGGTGCTCGATAAGGAGATGGAAGGGATCGCGGCCCTGATCAACACAATCAACCGCTACGGCCGTTGA
- the truD gene encoding tRNA pseudouridine(13) synthase TruD: MMPSTYPLERDLGMRYYASETPGIGGRLRSTPADFVVEELPLPIPDQEGPYLICRLTKTSWELQRAVREIARHLGLSHRRISWAGTKDKNAVTTQFISIYDVPPEAVEGVHLKDISLEVVGRSQHPLSLGSLAGNRFEIVIRECLIEDLPARVQTVTEAVSAGVPNYYGVQRFGVIRPVTHIVGEKILKGDYEGAVAAYIGRAYPMEPLDVQQARTRFLETGDARAALADLPVRLTYERAMANHLAANPGDYAGALRVLPPKLLSLFVSAFQSCLFNHALSARIDAGLQLNEPEIGDRLLFENGREDVVTARNHQAARIQIRRGRCRIALFIPGAEPVRVYGPMDDIMRDLVQRRGIEAADFERASRFVETAFSGALRAISLSSNVEAQVSGTDVRLRFSLPPGHYATTVCREYMKAEPYLMI; this comes from the coding sequence ATGATGCCCTCAACCTACCCCCTCGAACGCGATCTCGGGATGCGCTACTACGCCTCGGAGACCCCGGGGATCGGCGGCCGACTCCGTTCAACCCCCGCAGACTTCGTCGTCGAGGAACTCCCTCTTCCAATCCCCGACCAGGAAGGGCCCTACCTCATATGCCGGCTCACCAAGACCAGCTGGGAACTCCAGCGGGCGGTCAGGGAGATTGCAAGGCATCTTGGTCTCAGTCACCGCCGGATCTCCTGGGCGGGAACGAAGGACAAGAACGCGGTGACAACCCAGTTCATATCCATCTACGACGTCCCCCCGGAGGCGGTCGAGGGGGTGCACCTCAAGGATATCTCTCTCGAGGTCGTGGGGCGGTCACAACACCCGCTCAGTCTCGGGAGCCTTGCGGGCAACCGGTTTGAGATCGTTATCAGGGAGTGTCTCATAGAGGATCTTCCGGCACGGGTGCAGACGGTCACGGAGGCGGTCTCTGCAGGGGTACCTAACTACTACGGGGTGCAGAGGTTCGGCGTAATCCGGCCGGTCACCCACATTGTCGGTGAGAAGATACTCAAGGGAGATTATGAGGGTGCTGTTGCCGCATACATCGGCCGGGCATACCCGATGGAGCCCCTGGATGTCCAGCAGGCGCGAACGCGGTTTCTCGAGACGGGAGACGCACGAGCGGCGCTTGCCGACCTTCCCGTAAGGCTGACCTACGAGCGGGCGATGGCAAACCATCTGGCAGCAAACCCCGGCGACTACGCCGGCGCGCTCCGGGTTCTCCCGCCGAAACTCCTCTCACTCTTTGTGAGCGCGTTCCAGTCCTGCCTCTTCAACCACGCTCTCTCCGCCCGCATAGATGCCGGTCTCCAGCTCAACGAACCCGAGATCGGCGACCGACTCCTCTTTGAAAACGGGCGGGAGGATGTTGTCACGGCGCGGAACCACCAGGCGGCCCGAATCCAGATCCGGCGCGGACGCTGCCGGATAGCCCTCTTCATCCCGGGTGCTGAACCGGTGAGAGTGTACGGGCCGATGGACGATATCATGCGCGACCTGGTGCAGAGGCGCGGTATCGAGGCCGCGGACTTTGAACGCGCCTCCAGGTTTGTGGAGACGGCGTTCTCGGGGGCTCTACGCGCGATAAGCCTGTCGAGCAACGTGGAGGCACAGGTCTCTGGCACCGACGTCCGGCTACGGTTCAGCCTCCCGCCCGGTCACTACGCAACGACTGTATGCCGGGAGTACATGAAAGCCGAGCCATATCTGATGATATAA